In Brachypodium distachyon strain Bd21 chromosome 2, Brachypodium_distachyon_v3.0, whole genome shotgun sequence, one genomic interval encodes:
- the LOC100827139 gene encoding uncharacterized protein LOC100827139 isoform X2 has translation MRASRFKLLVLPLLLLVALLLAASPGHLLEGQLRAPILPADFLPLLPWSVARPLLRRLKLQSPADLLPAFVGAARVGDDARAAKWKGACFYENRAWMEFRNGTNGGLGGGTVHLETTKAHSWTCMDLYVFATPYRVTWDYYFLGREHTLEIKEWESKAEYEYVKHNGVSIFLMPSGTIGTLRALWDVFPLFTNTGWGENSNLAFLKKHMGATFDERPKPWVSELNVDDIHSGDFLVLSKIRGRWGGFETLEKWVTGAYAGHTAVCLRDSEGKLWVGESGHENEQGEDIIAILPWEEWWDFEVTKDDSNPQIALLPLRQDLRAKFNETAAWNYAKKMNGKPYGYHNMIFSWIDTISHNYPPPLDAHVVASVMTVWNKLQPDYAANMWKEALNKRLGTKGLDLPEIIVESEKRGTTFDKLLTIPEQDKWVYTDGQSASCVAYVLMMYKEAGLFEPISSSVEVTEFTIKDAYVLNFYEDNTTRLPEWCNKDDSVKLPFCQIKGRYRMELPGYNTMKPYPHMNERCPSLPPDYLRTQNC, from the exons ATGAGAGCCTCCAGGTTCAAGCTCCTCgttctccctctccttctacTCGTGGCCCTCCTACTAGCGGCCTCGCCTGGCCACCtcctggaggggcagcttcggGCCCCAATCCTCCCCGCCGACTTCCTCCCGCTCCTGCCTTGGTCGGTAGCccggccgctgctccgccgcctcaaGCTGCAGAGCCCCGCCGATCTCCTGCCGGCCTTCGTCGGCGCTGCGCGCGTGGGGGATGATGCCCGCGCCGCCAAATGGAAGGGCGCCTGTTTCTACGAGAACCGAGCGTGGATGGAGTTCCGCAACGGTACCAACGGGGGCCTCGGAGGCGGCACGGTCCATCTCGAG ACAACCAAAGCACATAGCTGGACCTGCATGGATCTTTATGTGTTTGCAACACCATACCGTGTAACATGGGATTACTACTTTCTGGGTCGTGAGCATACCCTTGAAATCAAAGAATGGGAAAGCAAGGCCGAGTATGAATAT GTGAAACATAATGGAGTGTCCATCTTCCTCATGCCATCAGGAACAATCGGGACACTCAGAGCACTTTGGGATGTTTTCCCTCTTTTCACAAATACTGGATGGGGTGAGAATTCAAACCTTGCATTTCTCAAGAAGCATATGGGCGCAACCTTTGATGAACGGCCAAAACCATGGGTTTCGGAACTAAATGTGGATGACATCCACTCTGGAGATTTTTTGGTTTTATCCAAAATTCGTGGGCGCTGGGGTGGTTTCGAAACCCTTGAGAAATGGGTTACTGGAGCTTATGCAGGACATACCGCAGTTTGCCTGAGGGACTCTGAAGGAAAGCTGTGGGTTGGAGAATCTGGTCATGAAAATGAGCAG GGAGAAGATATTATTGCCATCTTGCCATGGGAAGAATGGTGGGACTTCGAGGTGACTAAGGATGATTCAAATCCTCAGATTGCATTGCTTCCGTTACGTCAAGATTTGCGAGCAAAATTTAATGAGACCGCAGCTTGGAATTATGCAAAAAAGATGAATGGGAAGCCTTATGGGTATCATAACATGATTTTCAGTTGGATTGACACTATAAGTCATAACTATCCACCGCCATTAGATGCTCACGTG GTTGCATCTGTTATGACTGTGTGGAACAAGCTTCAACCAGATTATGCTGCTAATATGTGGAAAGAAGCCCTTAACAAGCGGCTTGGAACTAAG GGTCTCGATCTCCCTGAAATCATAGTGGAATCAGAGAAACGTGGGACGACATTCGACAAGTTGCTAACAATTCCTGAGCAAGATAAGTGGGTCTATACTGATGGTCAGTCAGCATCTTGTGTGGCTTATGTCCTCATGATGTACAAGGAGGCTGGACTCTTTGAGCCAATTTCCAGCTCTGTGGAAGTCACGGAATTCACA ATAAAAGATGCTTACGTCCTAAACTTTTATGAAGACAACACAACACGGCTCCCAGAGTGGTGCAACAAAGATGACAGTGTTAA
- the LOC100827139 gene encoding uncharacterized protein LOC100827139 isoform X1, producing MAKSKLTIVSLLLVAASLGAVLLWSAGANDGAASRFAPPTLPFSPLDVLPILPRRVAMAALRALRGASDIFPVFVGAALAGPGPAGGARAGWKGACFYENEAWLVFHNDSGSEYGGGTLHLKTTKAHSWTCMDLYVFATPYRVTWDYYFLGREHTLEIKEWESKAEYEYVKHNGVSIFLMPSGTIGTLRALWDVFPLFTNTGWGENSNLAFLKKHMGATFDERPKPWVSELNVDDIHSGDFLVLSKIRGRWGGFETLEKWVTGAYAGHTAVCLRDSEGKLWVGESGHENEQGEDIIAILPWEEWWDFEVTKDDSNPQIALLPLRQDLRAKFNETAAWNYAKKMNGKPYGYHNMIFSWIDTISHNYPPPLDAHVVASVMTVWNKLQPDYAANMWKEALNKRLGTKGLDLPEIIVESEKRGTTFDKLLTIPEQDKWVYTDGQSASCVAYVLMMYKEAGLFEPISSSVEVTEFTIKDAYVLNFYEDNTTRLPEWCNKDDSVKLPFCQIKGRYRMELPGYNTMKPYPHMNERCPSLPPDYLRTQNC from the exons ATGGCAAAGTCCAAGCTCACCATCGTCTCTCTGCTGCTCGTGGCAGCCTCGCTCGGCGCCGTGCTGCTCTGGTCCGCCGGAGCAAACGATGGGGCCGCGAGCAGATTCGCCCCCCCCACCCTCCCGTTCAGCCCCCTGGACGTCCTGCCCATCCTGCCGCGGCGGGTCGCCATGGCGGCGCTCCGGGCGCTCCGCGGCGCGTCCGACATCTTCCCGGTGTTCGTTGGGGCGGCGTTGGCAGGCCCggggccggcgggcggcgcgcgggccgGGTGGAAGGGGGCCTGCTTCTACGAGAACGAGGCGTGGCTGGTCTTCCACAACGACTCCGGCTCCGAgtacggcggcggcacgcTCCATCTCAAG ACAACCAAAGCACATAGCTGGACCTGCATGGATCTTTATGTGTTTGCAACACCATACCGTGTAACATGGGATTACTACTTTCTGGGTCGTGAGCATACCCTTGAAATCAAAGAATGGGAAAGCAAGGCCGAGTATGAATAT GTGAAACATAATGGAGTGTCCATCTTCCTCATGCCATCAGGAACAATCGGGACACTCAGAGCACTTTGGGATGTTTTCCCTCTTTTCACAAATACTGGATGGGGTGAGAATTCAAACCTTGCATTTCTCAAGAAGCATATGGGCGCAACCTTTGATGAACGGCCAAAACCATGGGTTTCGGAACTAAATGTGGATGACATCCACTCTGGAGATTTTTTGGTTTTATCCAAAATTCGTGGGCGCTGGGGTGGTTTCGAAACCCTTGAGAAATGGGTTACTGGAGCTTATGCAGGACATACCGCAGTTTGCCTGAGGGACTCTGAAGGAAAGCTGTGGGTTGGAGAATCTGGTCATGAAAATGAGCAG GGAGAAGATATTATTGCCATCTTGCCATGGGAAGAATGGTGGGACTTCGAGGTGACTAAGGATGATTCAAATCCTCAGATTGCATTGCTTCCGTTACGTCAAGATTTGCGAGCAAAATTTAATGAGACCGCAGCTTGGAATTATGCAAAAAAGATGAATGGGAAGCCTTATGGGTATCATAACATGATTTTCAGTTGGATTGACACTATAAGTCATAACTATCCACCGCCATTAGATGCTCACGTG GTTGCATCTGTTATGACTGTGTGGAACAAGCTTCAACCAGATTATGCTGCTAATATGTGGAAAGAAGCCCTTAACAAGCGGCTTGGAACTAAG GGTCTCGATCTCCCTGAAATCATAGTGGAATCAGAGAAACGTGGGACGACATTCGACAAGTTGCTAACAATTCCTGAGCAAGATAAGTGGGTCTATACTGATGGTCAGTCAGCATCTTGTGTGGCTTATGTCCTCATGATGTACAAGGAGGCTGGACTCTTTGAGCCAATTTCCAGCTCTGTGGAAGTCACGGAATTCACA ATAAAAGATGCTTACGTCCTAAACTTTTATGAAGACAACACAACACGGCTCCCAGAGTGGTGCAACAAAGATGACAGTGTTAA
- the LOC100831522 gene encoding uncharacterized protein LOC100831522, with protein sequence MGNCAASRHAAESWTDDGEWEWEEAASSSSEDDHHHHDHHASEVTIRITKRQLHELMERKAAAHGGRSGESRQLLLADIMNSGEVHYHDPHREEHWRPALQSIPEAVES encoded by the coding sequence ATGGGCAACTGCGCGGCGTCGCGGCACGCCGCGGAGTCGTGGACCGACGACGGCGAGTGGGagtgggaggaggcggcgtcgtcctcgtcggaggacgaccaccaccaccacgaccACCATGCGTCGGAGGTGACGATCAGGATCACCAAGAGGCAGCTGCACGAGCTGATggagaggaaggcggcggcgcacggcggcAGATCAGGGGAGAGcaggcagctgctgctggcggATATCATGAACTCCGGGGAGGTGCACTACCATGACCCGCACAGGGAGGAGCACTGGCGGCCCGCTCTGCAGAGCATTCCTGAGGCCGTCGAGTCATGA
- the LOC100831821 gene encoding uncharacterized protein LOC100831821, protein MGNCLKLQRSAASWVDDDEWEVDERMPAVEKMERVEVKIKVTKRQVQELLQKAGRDCKGSSAEKLLAELMDSGIVCCQHETRGHWRPSLQSITEAEEQ, encoded by the coding sequence ATGGGCAACTGCCTCAAGCTGCAGCGCTCGgccgcgtcgtgggtggacgacgacgagtgGGAGGTGGACGAGCGGATGCCCGCCGTCGAGAAGATGGAGCGGGTCGAGGTGAAGATCAAGGTGACCAAGAGGCAGGTCCAGGAGCTGCTGCAGAAAGCCGGCCGGGACTGCAAGGGGAGCTCGGCCGAGAAGTTGCTGGCGGAGCTGATGGATTCCGGCATCGTGTGCTGCCAGCACGAGACGCGGGGGCACTGGAGGCCGTCGCTGCAGAGCATCACGGAGGCCGAGGAGCAGTGA